A portion of the Staphylococcus felis genome contains these proteins:
- a CDS encoding cation:proton antiporter regulatory subunit, with amino-acid sequence MESQMIPGVGTKYSMTTSNDEMIHIILHYNGKREIYITDQDEDVIANLKLNSSEAMDVALKLMDMNHDTIEKQEFERFSLLRKEMLVDWIKVGKASPLRDVDVAQAEKRVPDGVHIVGISRGSQVIPKPNGSEKILEGDTLLVIGYNDALSEFEAVCKPSRM; translated from the coding sequence ATGGAATCGCAAATGATACCTGGAGTGGGAACTAAATATTCAATGACGACTTCAAACGACGAAATGATTCATATCATCTTGCACTACAACGGAAAACGTGAAATTTATATCACTGATCAAGACGAAGATGTTATCGCTAATCTCAAATTGAACTCAAGTGAAGCGATGGATGTCGCTTTAAAACTGATGGATATGAATCATGACACGATTGAAAAACAAGAATTTGAACGGTTCTCATTATTACGTAAAGAAATGTTAGTTGACTGGATTAAGGTGGGGAAAGCATCTCCTTTAAGAGATGTTGATGTGGCTCAAGCAGAAAAAAGAGTTCCTGATGGGGTTCATATTGTTGGAATAAGTAGAGGATCTCAAGTGATTCCTAAACCAAATGGTTCCGAAAAAATACTAGAGGGTGATACGCTGCTCGTTATTGGTTATAATGATGCACTTTCTGAATTTGAGGCAGTGTGCAAGCCAAGTAGGATGTAA